A section of the Prionailurus bengalensis isolate Pbe53 chromosome C2, Fcat_Pben_1.1_paternal_pri, whole genome shotgun sequence genome encodes:
- the TFF1 gene encoding trefoil factor 1: MEPRVICVLLLVSTLALSSLAQGQLETCIVDPHKRTNCGSPGITPSQCKDKGCCFDNTVRGVPWCFFPVAVDNPPEEECSF; this comes from the exons ATGGAGCCCAGGGTTATCTGCGTCCTGCTGTTGGTCTCCACACTGGCCCTCAGTTCCTTGGCCCAGGGCCAGCTGG AGACGTGCATCGTGGATCCTCACAAGAGGACGAACTGTGGCTCCCCGGGAATCACGCCCTCCCAGTGCAAAGATAAGGGCTGCTGCTTCGACAACACTGTGCGTGGAGTGCCGTGGTGCTTCTTCCCCGTGGCCGTGGACAACCCTCCCGAAG AGGAGTGCTCCTTCTAG